A window of Cryptomeria japonica chromosome 3, Sugi_1.0, whole genome shotgun sequence contains these coding sequences:
- the LOC131067786 gene encoding DNA replication licensing factor MCM4-like yields the protein MRLKGLFLFKDENLYEVVKMLLGEEIVHVFHRYRMNMEAYSLIVAWGFQFEVEVDKVKNALRVVIDSRWQAFKTFKRLKQCDDVLGVLHEVARAEYVHKLAPRGIYTSGHGSSAVGLTSYVSKDPETGKTVLESGALILSDRGIFCIDEFDKMSDNAHSMLHEVMEQQTMSIAKVGIIASINARALVLACANPSDRHLARHLVALHYDEPEDQILDALDLPTLTSYITYARQHIHPKISNEAAKALICGYVEMRRKGNFTGSSKKVITTTPTQIERLIRISETLTRSQLGPLTWISSLREFQLVKE from the exons ATGAGGCTGAAAGGTTTGTTTTTGTTTAAGGATGAGAACTTGTATGAGGTTGTGAAGAtgttgttgggagaggaaattgtccatgtatTTCATCGCTATAGGAtgaacatggaggcatattcattgattgtaGCCTGGGGTTTCCAATTTGAGGTTGAGGTGGACAAAGTGAAAAATGCCTTGAGAGTTGTAATTGACTCAAG GTGGCAGGCATTCAAAACTTTCAAAAGGTTGAAGCAATGTGATGATGTTTTAGGGGTTCTTCATGAAGTGGCACGAGCAGAG TATGTGCATAAATTGGCTCCTCGAGGCATTTATACAAGTGGTCATGGAAGTTCTGCAGTTGGTTTGACTTCTTATGTATCAAAGGATCCTGAAACTGGTAAAACAGTTCTAGAAAGTGGAGCACTGATATTGAGTGATAGGGGTATTTTTTGCATAGACGAGTTTGACAAGATGTCAGATAATGCTCATAGCATGTTACACGAGGTTATGGAACAACAAACAATGTCAATTGCAAAGGTTGGGATCATAGCATCTATTAATGCAAGGGCATTAGTTTTAGCTTGTGCCAATCCTAGCG ATCGACATCTTGCAAGGCATCTTGTTGCATTGCATTATGATGAGCCTGAGGACCAAATACTAGATGCATTGGACCTCCCAACCCTCACTTCATATATCACTTATGCAAGACAACATATACATCCTAAAATATCTAATGAGGCTGCAAAGGCTCTGATCTGTGGTTATGTTGAAATGCGTAGGAAGGGCAACTTCACTGGCAGTAGCAAAAAGGTTATCACAACAACACCTACTCAAATTGAAAGGTTGATAAGAATTAGTGAAACACTAACCCGATCTCAACTGGGACCATTGACATGGATCTCATCACTACGAGAGTTTCAGCTAGTGAAAGAATAA